A stretch of the Lolium perenne isolate Kyuss_39 chromosome 3, Kyuss_2.0, whole genome shotgun sequence genome encodes the following:
- the LOC127343995 gene encoding uncharacterized protein — protein sequence MADDSTVSAPAADPAPASATAKPSRPTDPDFLSCVLQPPTPSSSSSSRPDADYAALRRFLLRRKPPSALHHRMEWRCSGKGYVAHRNFLLRRLDGGAASSSAHSTPGNSGRWFAAPATSEVDSWSSIRDLRSNSGVLSRTVSVSSKQSEPERHVRFAEPAYSFVGMHCIFDNCKASVTILKFGRASSDVLAYGSSDGSLTVCQVSDPPSVLQKLIGHSKDITDFDFSSNNQYIASCSMDKTVRVWEISKGTCIRVVYGVSSQLCISFHPVNNNLLLVGNANREINAINFSTGRVVSKVTFDNAVTALDIDHTGQLIFAGDAQGYIYSISVNSHTGSLSRSHKNKSCKSKSSITTIQYRTFSLVARCSVLLSCAQDGNLYFFSIATNAQGYLTLICSLKLASTVQNIRASFCPLLSLEKGEFIVTGSGDSNVYFYDLARPKNSCVNKLQGHGSPVIGVAWNHGENLLASSDSDGTVIVWKRAKSN from the exons ATGGCCGACGACTCCACCGTCTCCGCCCCCGCCGCCGACCCCGCCCCGGCTTCGGCAACCGCTAAACCCTCCCGGCCCACTGATCCCGACTTCCTCAGCTGCGTCCTCCAGCCCCcaaccccctcctcctcctcctcctcccgccccGACGCCGACTACGCCGCCCTccgccgcttcctcctccgccgcaaGCCCCCCTCCGCGCTCCACCACCGCATG gagtggcggtgcagcggcaAGGGCTAcgtcgcccaccggaacttcctcctccgccgcctcgacGGCGGAGCCGCCTCCAGCAGCGCCCACAGCACGCCCGGCAACAG TGGAAGGTGGTTTGCTGCCCCTGCTACATCTGAAGTAGACAGCTGGAGTTCTATCCGG GACCTCAGAAGTAACAGCGGTGTATTAAGCCGCACCGTAAGCGTCAGCTCAAAGCAGAGTGAACCTGAGCGCCATGTCAGATTTGCCGAACCTGCGTACTCGTTTGTTGGAATGCATTGCATCTTTGATAACTGCAAAGCATCAG TTACGATACTGAAATTTGGCCGTGCCAGTTCGGATGTGCTTGCTTATGGTTCATCTGATGGCAGCTTGACGGTTTGCCAGGTTTCTGACCCACCATCCGTTCTTCAGAAATTAATAGGGCATTCTAAAGATATCACAG ATTTTGATTTTTCATCTAATAACCAGTACATAGCTTCATGCTCCATGGATAAAACTGTGAGAGTGTGGGAGATATCGAAAGGCACTTGTATCAGGGTCGTATATGGAGTTTCTTCCCAGCTATGTATCAGCTTTCATCCT GTGAATAATAATTTGCTGTTAGTTGGCAATGCGAACAGGGAAATCAAT GCAATTAATTTTAGCACTGGGAGAGTAGTCAGCAAGGTCACCTTTGATAATGCGGTTACAGCTTTGGATATAGATCACACTGGACAGCTTATTTTTGCTGGTGATGCGCAG GGTTACATATACTCTATCAGTGTGAACTCTCACACGGGGTCGCTATCTAGAAGTCATAAGAACAAGAGTTGTAAGAGCAAATCTTCTATTACAACCATCCAGTACCGCACATTCTCTCTGGTAGCACGTTGTTCAGTACTTTTATCTTGTGCTCAAGATGGAAACCTGTATTTTTTCAG CATTGCGACAAATGCCCAAGGATACTTGACTCTCATATGCTCGCTAAAATTGGCCTCAACGGTGCAGAATATCCGCGCTTCTTTCTGCCCGCTTCTTTCCCTTGAGAAAGGGGAATTCATAG TTACTGGGAGTGGGGATTCAAACGTTTACTTCTACGATTTGGCACGGCCAAAGAATTCGTGTGTAAATAAACTGCAG GGACATGGCTCTCCAGTAATTGGAGTGGCCTGGAACCATGGAGAAAATTTGCTGGCCTCGTCTGATTCAGACGGTACAGTTATTGTATGGAAACGAGCAAAATCTAATTAG